One Bradyrhizobium diazoefficiens DNA window includes the following coding sequences:
- a CDS encoding UDP-glucuronic acid decarboxylase family protein, translating to MPFESYKTSRILVTGGAGFIGSHLCERLLATGAEVVSVDNYFTGSRRNIAHLIANPLFEAVRHDVTFPLYIEVDAIFNLACPASPVHYQRDPVQTTKTSVHGAINMLGLAKRLKARIFQASTSEVYGDPLIHPQTEDYWGNVNPIGIRSCYDEGKRCAETLFFDYWRQHGLPIKVARIFNTYGPRMQPNDGRVVSSFIVQALKGEPITVFGDGGQTRSFCYVDDLVEAIMRLMATNEDVTGPINLGNNSEFTIRELAEKVIELTGSRSKLIFKPLPQDDPRQRQPDLAKAKAALDWEPKVALEDGLKETIAYFKHTLEMA from the coding sequence ATGCCGTTTGAGAGCTACAAGACCAGCCGCATCCTCGTGACCGGAGGTGCCGGCTTCATCGGATCCCATCTCTGCGAGCGGCTGCTCGCAACCGGCGCCGAGGTGGTGTCAGTCGACAATTACTTCACCGGCAGCCGACGCAACATTGCGCACCTGATCGCCAACCCGCTGTTCGAGGCGGTGAGGCACGACGTCACCTTCCCGCTCTATATCGAGGTCGACGCGATCTTCAACCTGGCCTGCCCGGCCTCGCCGGTCCACTACCAGCGCGACCCCGTGCAGACCACCAAGACCTCGGTGCACGGCGCCATCAACATGCTGGGCCTCGCCAAGCGGCTCAAGGCACGGATCTTCCAGGCCTCGACCAGCGAGGTCTATGGCGATCCCCTGATCCATCCCCAGACCGAGGATTACTGGGGCAACGTCAACCCGATCGGCATCCGCTCCTGCTACGACGAGGGCAAGCGCTGCGCCGAGACCTTGTTCTTCGACTATTGGCGCCAGCACGGCCTGCCGATCAAGGTCGCGCGCATCTTCAACACCTACGGCCCGCGCATGCAGCCCAACGATGGACGCGTGGTGTCGTCCTTCATCGTCCAGGCGCTCAAGGGCGAGCCAATCACGGTATTCGGCGACGGCGGCCAGACGCGTTCGTTCTGCTATGTCGACGACCTCGTCGAGGCCATCATGCGGCTGATGGCGACGAACGAAGACGTCACCGGCCCGATCAACCTCGGCAACAATTCCGAATTCACGATCCGCGAGCTTGCCGAGAAGGTCATCGAGCTCACCGGCTCGCGCTCCAAGCTGATCTTCAAGCCGCTGCCGCAGGACGACCCGCGGCAGCGTCAGCCCGACCTCGCCAAGGCGAAGGCGGCCCTCGACTGGGAGCCGAAGGTCGCGCTGGAAGACGGCCTGAAAGAGACGATCGCCTATTTCAAGCACACGCTTGAAATGGCCTGA
- the rfbF gene encoding glucose-1-phosphate cytidylyltransferase has product MKVVILAGGMGTRIAEETSTRPKPMVEIGGRPILWHIMKIYSHYGFNDFVICLGYKGYMIKEYFANYFLHMSDVTFHLAENRMEVHRETAEPWRVTLVDTGEDTQTGGRLKRVLPYVADEPFFALTYGDGVADIDLAAEIAFHKAHGRPATVSVVRPAKRFGAVTIEGDRVINFAEKPNDDGGWINGGFFLLSPSVGDLIAGDKTIWEREPMEQLARGDKLRAYVHPGFWHPMDSLRDRNFLEDEWANNRAKWRVW; this is encoded by the coding sequence ATGAAGGTCGTAATTCTTGCAGGGGGTATGGGTACCCGGATCGCCGAGGAGACCAGCACGCGGCCGAAGCCGATGGTCGAGATCGGCGGCCGACCCATCCTCTGGCACATCATGAAGATCTACAGCCATTACGGCTTCAATGATTTCGTGATCTGCCTTGGCTACAAGGGTTACATGATCAAGGAGTATTTCGCGAATTACTTCCTGCACATGTCCGACGTGACCTTCCATCTCGCCGAGAACCGGATGGAGGTGCATCGCGAAACAGCCGAGCCCTGGCGGGTCACGCTGGTGGATACCGGCGAGGACACCCAGACCGGCGGCCGCCTGAAGCGGGTGCTGCCTTACGTCGCCGACGAGCCGTTCTTCGCGCTGACCTATGGCGACGGCGTCGCCGACATCGACCTCGCCGCCGAGATCGCGTTCCACAAGGCGCATGGGCGCCCGGCCACCGTCTCGGTGGTTCGTCCGGCCAAGCGGTTCGGCGCGGTGACAATCGAGGGCGACCGTGTCATCAACTTCGCGGAGAAGCCGAACGATGATGGTGGTTGGATCAATGGCGGCTTCTTCCTGCTGTCGCCGTCGGTCGGTGATCTGATCGCGGGCGACAAGACGATCTGGGAGCGGGAGCCGATGGAGCAGCTCGCCCGTGGCGACAAGCTGCGCGCCTATGTGCATCCCGGCTTCTGGCACCCGATGGACTCCTTGCGCGATCGCAACTTCCTCGAGGACGAGTGGGCCAACAACCGTGCCAAATGGAGGGTTTGGTGA